CGGGGAGACCTACTGCAGCTGTGTTTAACACGCCAGAGGGTCTTGCGATTTTTGAATGGTGGAATGCCATGTCCCAAGAAGGCACCATGATTAACACGAAATTTGAGGATTGGACTGCAGCAAGAAACCTGTTCATTTCTCAGAAAGCCGCAATGCTCATGACTTCAACTTCAGATGTAGCTCTTATGATGGAATCTGCAAAGGCAAACGGATTTGAACTTGGCAGTGTTTTCTTGCCTAGACCGGCAGACTCAAAGGCCGGAGGAGCGATTATCGGCGGAGGAAGTCTGTGGTTGATTGATGGCCATCCTGAAGCAGAAACAAGGGCAGCATGGGAATTCATAAAATTCATGGCCGGAACAGAGCAGCAGATTGAGTGGCACAAGGCGACCGGCTACTTCCCAGTCAGGAAAGACTCGGTTGAAAAGCTTGTTGCAAGTGGTTACTACGGTGATTATCCCGATCACCTAACGGCGTTACTGCAGCTGCTGCTTTCAGTGCAAAGCTACAATACAAACGGTGCAATAACTGGCGCTTTTCCTGAGATCAGGACGGTTGTGACCACTGCCATCGAGAAGATGATTGCAGGGGAAATGACACCTGCACAGGCGCTAAAATATGCCGAGGACGGTGCAACAAAGGCAATTCGCGATTATAACGAAGCTAACTACTGATACTTTTCTTTAGTTGGAGCGGGCTGACTGCCCGCTCCGCTTAATGCTGGAGGTGTAGAATGCGAAAGTGGTTACCATACCTTCTGCTGGTACCTACCTTTCTAGTTATTGTTTTATTCATTTATTATCCTGCAGTAGAAGCATTCAGGATGAGTCTCTACAGAGTCTCCACCTTTGGCAACAAAACAACATTTGTGGGAATTCAGAATTACATAAACCTTTTCAACAATGAGCAGTATCTTTCCTCAGTGAAGCTAACGGTGGTCTATGTTGGGCTTTCTGTAACACTATCTGTATTCCTCGGCTTCATAATTGCTATGCTCCTTACTCAAAACGTCCCGGGGACGAAGCTTTACAGAACCTTTCTCTTTGCGCCTTATGCTGTTTCTCCGGCGATTGCCGGCACACTGTGGACCTTCCTTCTCAACCCGGTTGTTGGTCATGTCAACTATGTGTTCATGAAGCTTTTCGGAATTCAGGTCGAATGGTTGACTTCGAAACCGTATGCATTCTATGCCTTGCTCTTCGCCACTGTCTGGAAGATACTGCCTTTCAATATGATATTCTATATCGCGAGTATTCAAAACGTCTCGGGAGACCTTCTCGAAGCTGCAACTCTTGATGGGGCAGGGGTGATGAAAAAAACCTGGAGAATCATCTTCCCCATGGTTTCTCCGATAACTTTCTATCTGGTAATTATGAATATTGTTAGTACGATGTTTTCCTCATTTGCAATAGTAGACGTGATGACAAGAGGAGGTCCTGCAGGGTACACGACAAACATGATTTATAGGCTATATCTGGATGCCTTCACTTTCCAGAAAAGAGGACCTGCCTCGGCTCAGAGCGTAATAATGTTCATGATTATGGTAGTTGTTACTATCATCTACTTTGCCGTTGCAGAAAGGCGAGTTCACTACCAATGAGGTGCGGCTATGAAGAAGTCTACTAGGAAACTACTGAATACAGTGATTATTGAAGTCGTGCTGATTTCGGTCTCTTTCATTTTCATCATGCCGGTGATCTTGGCTATTACAATGAGCCTTCAGCCGCCTCAAAGTGTCTTTTCCTTTCCTCCGAAGTTTTTCCCGACTGCGTTTTATTTCAAGAACTACTTTGATGCTTTCAAGACAGTTCCTTTTGCACGCCTTCTTCTGAACAGCGCAATCGTGTCAACAGCGATTACTCTTGGCAAGCTCGTAACGGGAACGCTTGCGGGATACGCCTTTTCAAACTTTAGGTTCACCGGAAGAGGACTGGCCTTCGGTTTTCTGTTTGCAACGCTGTTCCTGCCGGCAGAGACGATAATGATAGTTCCTCTCTTCTCGCTTATGAACAGATTTGGATGGGTGAATACATATTGGGCCCTTACTATTCCGTTTATGGCCAGCGCAACAAACACTTTTCTGATGAGACAGCAGTTCATGACGATTCCCCTATCTCTGGAGGATGCTGCAAGAATCGATGGAGCCGGACCTATCAAGTATTTCTTGAAGATTCTTCTGCCTCTTTCTAAATCGGTTATTGCGGGCTCGGCAATCATAAACTTTGTTTATTCTTGGAACATATATCTGTGGCCCCTAATAGTTACGATGGAAGATAAGATGAAGACAGTCCAGATCGGAGTCAAGATGCTAATTGATGCCGAATCTGCGAACAATTGGGGTATTATTATGGCCGGCACGATGGTTGCTGTGATTCCCACATTACTGGTCTTCTTCTTGCTGCAGAACCTCTTTGTGAAAAGCCTTGTCGGCACAGGCATAAAGGAATAAGTCGACCAGGAGCGCGTAAGATAAGCAAGAAAAAACATATAAAGTTCCGTGTTATATCAACTTCTTCAGGGAGAAGAGAGAAACGATAGATCTCTTGACATCTTCTGCAGCAGAACAAAACAGTGCTTCATGCAAAGCGACAAAGCGAGACCTCTCTTGGTTATTCCTCTTTCAGGGTCTAGTCTTCTTTGGCGCTTTTTGCGCCAGTCAGATTCGATATCGAGTCGTTGAGTATGAAATACTTCGACGCAGCTATCTGCTGTATGGAATCTTTATATCCGTCCAGGCAACTGAAAGGAACTATCTCTATACCGCTCTTCCTGTCAATTGCTTTGCTGTTCTTAAGTATTCCATCGCTTGACATTATGAAGACCCTATTATCGTCTATGAATGATCCCTCGGGGATGTAATGGGTAAGAGCGGCGAACCCAAACGAGATGTTTAGTAGATCCCTTCCAAACAGAATCCCATTTCGTTCCACTATTCCCATAAGATTGAGAAGTGTCGGGAACAGATCAATCTGTCCTCCTACTGTTGAGCTAGTTACCTGGATTTCGGAACCGGGTATGTGAAAGATCAGAGGTATGTTCATAGCCTGTGTGAAATCGTATTCTGTTTTCAAGAGTTCGGTAAGTATGTCCTTGTTTTCCTTGTTGAACGGGTATAGACCCGCATGATCACCGTAAAGGACGATCACGGAATCCTCGTAGAGACCTGATTCTTTCAGCCCCTCAACGAAATGACCGAGCGCTTCATCCACGTAATGAACGGACTGAATATAGTTGCCAAAAAGCGTGCCTTCATGTTCGGGCAGCAAATTCAGTCCCCTCAGTTCTTCTGGCATATCGTATGGATTATGGCTTGTAAGCGTTACTATGAAGGCAAAGAACGGTTCCTCAAGAAGCCCTAGATGCTCCAGAGTTTGTCTGAAAAGAGAGGAATCACTAAGCCCAAATCCGATGATCTCGTCGCTTTCCATGTCTTCAAGGCTTACGAAATCCGAAAACCCTAATGAAGGGTAGATATTCTCTCTGTTCCAGAACCATCCGTTGTTTCCATGAAATGCAACTGTATGATATCCTTTTGATTTCATTAGTGAAGGCAAAGCATAGAAGCTGTTGCTTTCTCTTGTCTGATAAACGGAAACCTCCCCAAGAGCGTGCATTGAGTTGAGCACAACAAACTCGCAGTCAGATGTATTGCCAGCACCTATTTGCTGATAGATCTCCTTGAAGTAAATCGAATCACGTGAGACAATCTTATTTATATTAGGAGTTACTTCCTGCCCATTGTACTCAAAACCCACCAAGAAGTCCTGAAATGACTCTAGTTGAATCATGATGACGTTCCTATCCTTTGCAACGGAGAAGTATTTTCCCTTATCGGCCATCTTGTTGATATAGCCTTCGTAAGAGACCCTTTCATCAACTTCTATTCCTCTATCAACTCCTGGAATCGCTCTTACCAGGTCGAACATGTGATAGGCAAACACCCCATATCTGTTGAAGACAAAATAAGGCTGCAAAGCCTCTGACGAGAAAGGGATGAGCAGACTAATGAGCAGAATTATCGTCACAAGAGTATCTGGATACCCCGGTTTTCTTACTGTTCCTTCCGAGGCTCTCAAAGTCTTCTTTCTTAGATACAGTCCTGTTGGAATCAAGTCGACAATGAAGATAAAGCTAATAGGATTAAGGACATACATAATGCTTTCTCTTACGGCTCCAACATGGCCTACATGAATGAGCTCCTTAACTGAAGGTAGAAATCCGAAATACTGGAAGTATATGAAATCTACGAATAGTATACACGAGATTATGCAGTAGAGCAGGAAGAACTTTC
The nucleotide sequence above comes from Mesotoga sp. Brook.08.105.5.1. Encoded proteins:
- a CDS encoding ABC transporter substrate-binding protein, producing the protein MRKLLLLSIVLIFSLALSATTIQFWHAMGGWRIDFLQSQADAFMKLHPDIKVEVQYTGSYRDTLNKMIAGVQAGTAPHVVQVFEIGTQMMIDGEVAIPIEEMMEADPSFDIGKFMPQVLNYYRVNGKLYSMPFNSSNAIVFYNKTLFEKAGLNPNDPPTTFESFIDVARKLTVKDASGNVEQAGFTVSLNSWFFEQLMAAQDAPLINQNNGRTGRPTAAVFNTPEGLAIFEWWNAMSQEGTMINTKFEDWTAARNLFISQKAAMLMTSTSDVALMMESAKANGFELGSVFLPRPADSKAGGAIIGGGSLWLIDGHPEAETRAAWEFIKFMAGTEQQIEWHKATGYFPVRKDSVEKLVASGYYGDYPDHLTALLQLLLSVQSYNTNGAITGAFPEIRTVVTTAIEKMIAGEMTPAQALKYAEDGATKAIRDYNEANY
- a CDS encoding LTA synthase family protein: MKRIHQWTTKTITVMVVLIIIKSLIFYGYTAELARASILLGTLAWMSFLMLLFWIVFRGKFFLLYCIISCILFVDFIYFQYFGFLPSVKELIHVGHVGAVRESIMYVLNPISFIFIVDLIPTGLYLRKKTLRASEGTVRKPGYPDTLVTIILLISLLIPFSSEALQPYFVFNRYGVFAYHMFDLVRAIPGVDRGIEVDERVSYEGYINKMADKGKYFSVAKDRNVIMIQLESFQDFLVGFEYNGQEVTPNINKIVSRDSIYFKEIYQQIGAGNTSDCEFVVLNSMHALGEVSVYQTRESNSFYALPSLMKSKGYHTVAFHGNNGWFWNRENIYPSLGFSDFVSLEDMESDEIIGFGLSDSSLFRQTLEHLGLLEEPFFAFIVTLTSHNPYDMPEELRGLNLLPEHEGTLFGNYIQSVHYVDEALGHFVEGLKESGLYEDSVIVLYGDHAGLYPFNKENKDILTELLKTEYDFTQAMNIPLIFHIPGSEIQVTSSTVGGQIDLFPTLLNLMGIVERNGILFGRDLLNISFGFAALTHYIPEGSFIDDNRVFIMSSDGILKNSKAIDRKSGIEIVPFSCLDGYKDSIQQIAASKYFILNDSISNLTGAKSAKED
- a CDS encoding carbohydrate ABC transporter permease, which encodes MKKSTRKLLNTVIIEVVLISVSFIFIMPVILAITMSLQPPQSVFSFPPKFFPTAFYFKNYFDAFKTVPFARLLLNSAIVSTAITLGKLVTGTLAGYAFSNFRFTGRGLAFGFLFATLFLPAETIMIVPLFSLMNRFGWVNTYWALTIPFMASATNTFLMRQQFMTIPLSLEDAARIDGAGPIKYFLKILLPLSKSVIAGSAIINFVYSWNIYLWPLIVTMEDKMKTVQIGVKMLIDAESANNWGIIMAGTMVAVIPTLLVFFLLQNLFVKSLVGTGIKE
- a CDS encoding sugar ABC transporter permease, with product MRKWLPYLLLVPTFLVIVLFIYYPAVEAFRMSLYRVSTFGNKTTFVGIQNYINLFNNEQYLSSVKLTVVYVGLSVTLSVFLGFIIAMLLTQNVPGTKLYRTFLFAPYAVSPAIAGTLWTFLLNPVVGHVNYVFMKLFGIQVEWLTSKPYAFYALLFATVWKILPFNMIFYIASIQNVSGDLLEAATLDGAGVMKKTWRIIFPMVSPITFYLVIMNIVSTMFSSFAIVDVMTRGGPAGYTTNMIYRLYLDAFTFQKRGPASAQSVIMFMIMVVVTIIYFAVAERRVHYQ